One region of Aphelocoma coerulescens isolate FSJ_1873_10779 chromosome 12, UR_Acoe_1.0, whole genome shotgun sequence genomic DNA includes:
- the SETD5 gene encoding histone-lysine N-methyltransferase SETD5, with the protein MSIAIPLGVTTPDTSYSDMAAGSDPESVEASPAVSEKNVYSSHGYGATQKHSYRGLPYADHNYGAPPPPTPPASPPVQTIIPRAELNGLHSPDEENSGDSESSSEGESIPTWCHCSVSQDGFLLKCEKCRGMSRGKVIRLRRRKQDNVSGGDSSATESWDEELSPSTVLYTATQHTPTSITLTVNRVRRSKPKKRKRSTEKARTAPKAKKIKAFREGSRKSLRMKNSPSEAHALDENTAEGWENRIRLWTDQYEEAFTNQYSADVQNLLERHLNSNKDYVGKTAMLDTINKTELACNNTVIGSQMQLQLGRVTRVQKHRKILRAARDLALDTLIIEYRGKVMLRQQFEVNGHFFKKPYPFVLFYSKFNGVEMCVDARTFGNDARFIRRSCTPNAEVRHVIADGMIHLCIYAVATIAKDTEVTIAFDYEYNICNYKVDCACHKGNRNCPVQKRSPNAAEHLPPPVLGTLIGAETRRRKARRKELEMEQQSIASDENSSQQTEEVPEGPAAVSDNEVPEKEEKQEGEKEEPVDEQGALVHSRRSREDRKVEAIMHMFENLEKRKRRREQPSDRNSTDAEINVNSEAPELEEVKTETPETEDGSSALNAPLPPVSNSTSSTGVNTRRSSQVADAVPDKTVTKPAPAKPSRPRPKSRFSRYRTSSAQRLRRQKQASSQQAELTQAVPEEGSTASLVTTTDVSTVEGPGEGRQLTGSDPTAILATGSQSNRAAVKYPKTKKYLVTEWLNDKAEKQECPIECPLRITTDPTVLATTLNMLPGLVHSPLICTTPKHYIRFGSPFNPERRRRPFLLDGIYSSCKKRWIKQALEEGMTQTSPAPQENRTQCLYQSNENSSSSSICKDDTDLLSPLKKWKSRYLMEQNVKKLLRPLSPVTPPPPVPSVPGSASPQLATPCSSLPGEEETRNGYGIMFSPIPSLATSRCNTPLQFENVSSPESSPAHRPESMSPEVCLRSDLDLKGGYLDSSANTCQERPSLLSFGSSDVAPQSSINSTSEMNFPGKSGEAQMLLRSSDQAFRTEFNLMYAFSPLNAMPRVDGLLRGSPPLGERKPMNSEAGCCSSPAEGYFSRHESGLLKETAHGSMSPCGERACEGARAAPQNPPQRKKVSLLEYRKRKQEAKEGGDSGRGAGTPTRQGSSSSGTDADGNGPSGSAARTPSSPQSGFSPSHPSLPHVEDISPPDSRGCSSSSSLSKSQESISSRWMVPTSVERLREGRGMLEKVLRSGAKVSQRHESSPTRDSALERDADAAEGDTPEAHKGPAVYSPSRYSYQLLQSDSPQAESQTLLQQSSSPYRGHLTPSPGYSYRAAAQRTGHSLSHGSSETSLSSTSYSSPAHSVSTDSSALFAGNSGYFSSQQHSGSISSSLLRKSCPAAASPAQQTAVDSLSSESGSQLCTGVSGSSSTPQSARSLQSDLRTMSLPNSGQSVLYQGSRGAVISNAQHYPHRGGSSVHQYRLQQLQGSGVKTQTGLS; encoded by the exons ATGAGCATTGCAATCCCTCTGGGAGTCACCACACCAGATACGTCCTACTCCGACATGGCTGCAGGATCGGA CCCAGAGTCTGTGGAAGCTAGTCCAGCTGTCAGTGAGAAGAATGTGTACTCCAGCCACGGCTATGGGGCCACCCAGAAACACAGCTATCGCGGGCTGCCTTACGCA GATCATAATTATGGAGCCCCTCCTCCTCCAACGCCGccagcctctcctcctgtccaGACCATTATACCTCGTGCAGAACTGAATGGCCTGCACTCACCTGATGAGGAGAACTCCGGGGATAGTGAGAGCTCCTCAGAAGGAGAATCAATTCCCACTTGGTGCCACTGCAGTGTCTCTCAAGATGGTTTCCTCCTCAAGTGTGAAAAGTGCAG AGGAATGAGCAGGGGGAAGGTGATCAGACTCCGCCGCCGGAAGCAGGACAACGTGTCAG GCGGGGACAGCAGTGCCACTGAGAGCTGGGATGAAGAACTCTCTCCCTCCACAGTGCTGTACACGGCCACGCAGCACACGCCGACCAGCATCACACTGACCGTCAACCGCGTCCGCAGGAGCAAAcccaagaagaggaagaggagtaCAGAAAAGGCTCGCACTGCTCCAAAGGCCAAAAAGATCAAG GCTTTTCGAGAGGGCTCAAGAAAGTCTCTGAGGATGAAG AATTCCCCTTCTGAAGCACATGCCTTGGATGAAAACACAGCTGAAGGGTGGGAGAATCGGATACGCCTCTGGACGGACCAGTATGAGGAAGCCTTCACGAACCAGTACAGTGCTGATGTGCAGAACTTGCTGGAGCGTCATCTAAACTCTAATAAAGACTATGTGGGCAAAACTGCTATGCTGGACACAATCAACAAAACAGAGCTGGCCTGCAATAATACTGTTATTGGGTCCCAGATGCAG ctgcagctgggaagggtGACTCGGGTTCAGAAGCACCGGAAGATCCTGAGGGCAGCAAGAGACTTGGCACTAGATACCCTTATAATTGAGTATCGAGGAAAGGTTATGTTACGACAGCAATTCGAGGTCAATGGGCATTTCTTCAAAAA GCCATATCCCTTTGTGCTGTTCTACTCCAAGTTCAATGGCGTTGAGATGTGTGTTGATGCCCGCACCTTTGGTAATGATGCCAGGTTCATCAGGCGGTCCTGCACTCCAAATGCAGAG gTTCGTCATGTGATTGCTGATGGGATGATCCACCTGTGCATCTATGCTGTTGCCACCATTGCCAAGGACACAGAGGTTACCATCGCCTTTGACTATGAGTACAACATCTG CAATTATAAAGTGGACTGTGCGTGTCACAAGGGGAACCGGAATTGCCCTGTGCAGAAACGTAGCCCAAATGCTGCAGAACACCTACCTCCACCTGTTTTAGGCACACTGATTGGGGCAGAAACACGCCGGCGAAAGGCCCGTCGAAAGGAGCTAGAAATGGAACAGCAGAGCATTGCATCGGATGAGAACAGCAGTCAACAGACTGAGGAAGTTCCTGAGGGACCTGCAGCAGTCAGTGACAATGAG GTGccagagaaggaggagaaacaagaaggggagaaagaggaGCCTGTAGATGAACAGGGAGCCTTGGTCCACAGCCGACGG TCCCGGGAAGACAGGAAAGTAGAAGCCATCATGCACATGTTTGAGAActtagaaaagagaaagaggagacgAGAGCAACCATCAGACCGTAACAGCACTGATGCTGAAATCAACGTCAATTCTGAagctcctgagctggaagaagTAAAAACAGAGACTCCTGAAACTGAAGATGGAAGTTCAGCACTGaatgctcctcttcctcctgtttcTAACAGTACCAGCAGTACTGGGGTGAACACACGACGGTCCTCACAAGTAGCG GATGCTGTCCCTGACAAAACAGTGACTAAACCAGCTCCAGCAAAACCCTCCAGGCCCCGACCAAAAAGTCGCTTCTCTCGATACCGGACCAGTTCAGCACAAAGACTGAGAAGGCAGAAACAAGCCAGTTCCCAGCAAGCTGAACTCACACAGGCTGTCCCAGAGGAAGGAAGCACTGCCAGCCTGGTAACCACAACAGATGTCAGCACTGTGGAAGGgccaggagaaggcagacagttGACAGGATCTGACCCAACTGCTATCCTGGCTACAGGATCCCAGTCTAATCGAGCTGCAGTAAAgtaccccaaaacaaaaaag TACCTTGTTACAGAATGGCTGAACGACaaggcagaaaagcaggagTGTCCAATTGAGTGTCCTCTGCGCATTACTACAGACCCAACAGTTCTGGCAACTACCCTGAATATGTTGCCAGGTCTCGTGCACTCCCCGCTGATTTGTACCACACCTAAACACTACATTCGCTTTGGTTCACCTTTCAACCCTGAGAGACGTCGAAGGCCCTTTCTGTTGGATGGCATTTACAGCTCCTGTAAGAAG CGCTGGATCAAACAAGCCCTGGAAGAGGGAATGACTCAGACCTCACCAGCTCCACAAGAGAACAGAACCCAGTGTCTATACCAAAGCAACGAgaacagcagctcctccagcatctGCAAAGATGATACAG ACTTGCTGAGTCCCCTGAAGAAATGGAAGTCTCGCTACTTGATGGAGCAAAACGTGAAGAAGTTGCTGCGGCCGCTGTCTCCTGTCACTCCCCCCCCTCCCGTCCCTTCGGTCCCCGGCTCAGCCAGCCCACAGCTGGCCACGCCCTGCTCGTCGCTGCCCGGGGAGGAGGAGACTCGCAATGGTTACGGCATCATGTTCTCACCCATCCCCTCTCTGGCTACCAGCCGCTGCAATACTCCACTACAGTTCGAG AACGTATCCTCCCCCGAGAGCTCCCCTGCGCATAGGCCCGAGTCCATGTCACCTGAG GTCTGCCTCCGATCCGACCTGGATTTGAAGGGTGGGTACCTGGATTCCAGTGCAAACACCTGCCAGGAACGGCCATCGCTGCTCAGCTTTGGATCCTCTGATGTGGCTCCACAATCCTCCATAAACTCTACTTCAGAGATGAACTTCCCAGGGAAAAGTGGGGAAGCACAGATGCTGCTACGAAGCTCTGATCAGGCTTTTCGGACAGAGTTTAATTTAATGTATGCCTTCTCCCCGTTGAACGCTATGCCACGTGTGGATGGGCTGTTGCGGGGGTCTCCTCCATTGGGAGAGAGGAAGCCAATGAATTCAGAAgcaggctgctgcagctctcctgctgaAGGGTATTTCAGCAGACACGAGTCAGGGCTGCTCAAAGAGACAGCGCATGGATCCATGTCCCCCTGCGGCGAGAGGGCTTGTGaaggtgccagagctgctccccagaATCCACCACAAAGGAAGAAG GTATCGCTCCTCGAGTACCGCAAGCGGAAACAGGAGGCCAAGGAGGGCGGCGATTCCGGGCGCGGCGCAGGGACCCCCACCcggcagggcagcagcagctccgggacggacgcggacgggaatGGCCCGTCAGGCTCCGCAGCACGAACTCCGTCCTCCCCACAAAGTGGCTTCTCCCCTTCTCATCCCTCCCTGCCTCACGTAGAGGACATCAGCCCACCAGACTCGAGGGGCTGTAGTTCCTCATCATCGCTCAGTAAATCCCAGGAGAGCATCAGCAGTAGGTG GATGGTCCCGACATCGGTGGAGAGGCTGCGGGAGGGCCGGGGGATGCTGGAGAAGGTGCTGCGGAGCGGCGCAAAGGTGTCCCAGAGACACGAATCCTCCCCTACCCGGGACAGTGCTCTTGAGAGAGATGCAG ATGCAGCAGAAGGAGACACTCCAGAAGCCCACAAAGGACCAGCAGTTTACAGTCCTTCTCGATACAGCTACCAG CTGCTGCAGTCTGACAGTCCCCAGGCAGAATCAcagaccctgctccagcagagctcctcCCCATACAGAGGGCACCTCACACCGTCTCCTGGATACAGCTAccgagcagcagcacagaggacaGGACACAGCCTCTCCCATGGTTCCTCGGAAACATCCCTCTCCTCCACCTCATATTCCAGCCCTGCCCACTCGGTCTCCACAGACTCCTCTGCCCTGTTTGCAGGGAATTCGGGGTAtttcagcagccagcagcactctggcagcatcagcagcagcCTCCTGAGGAAGagctgccctgcagctgccagcccgGCACAGCAGACAGCTGTGGACTCTCTCTCTTCCGAGTCgggctcccagctctgcacaggCGTGTCGGGCTCTTCCTCCACTCCCCAAAGTGCTCGGTCACTACAGTCAGACTTGCGGACTATGAGCCTGCCGAACTCCGGGCAATCTGTTCTCTACCAGGGCTCCCGGGGCGCAGTGATTTCCAATGCACAACACTATCCACACCGCGGGGGAAGCAGTGTCCATCAGTACAGACTGCAGCAGCTTCAAGGTTCTGGAGTAAAGACTCAAACAGGACTTTCCTAG